GGAAGGAAGGAAAACCGCTGCTGACTCCCAAATACACTTACGTATGTAAAGTAACGTCACGTCTTGTCTGAATGTATTTGCTTGAGGTGTGATACGAGCGTGTTTGACCCGCTGCTTGGCTTTTTAATGGGCTTGCGTTGTCACTTTTACTATGGTACAACCCTGTGTAAAAGTCTGTTCGGCTGTTGATCTCTGATCTGTGATGCTGGcgcttgtgtatgtgtgtgaatcaGTGTTTGACGTCTCACCTGAGAAGGAcgaaatgcattttttatgaaCGCTCTAGTTTACCTTCCTCCTTTACATTATTGAGAACTGTAAAGTGGCGGTTTATCGggtaaaacttttatttaacgTCTTATGGTAACGTTACCCcgttttagtttttattacagtatgtctGTGAGTCAGTGGATTGGAGGAATTTAACAATACACGTGTTACATTGTGACGTCATGTGCTATCTGCGTTATTGAACGTGCCACGCCTCTAGATAGGTGTGGAAACCACAAACAGGTAAAATATGTGACATCAAGATTGTgatttgtgtttaataaaacataCAGCAAAATGGCAAAGTCAGCAAAGAGCTTTTTAGGTGTCTATAGTAAGTGTTGAAGTTCACCTAAAACTGACATTAGTTACACACCCCTATGATGATCTAAACCTGTTTGCTGTTGCTCAATGCCTGTATTTCTTTCAAGGAGTTAAAAAAATGCACCCATACAGGGAGATCTAAGCTAATTTAAGCTCCAAAACAggacaaaaacaacataactcCTTTTAATATCCTCCTCCAGGTCTTTAAAAGCCATagctttgtgtttttacacaatGCTATCACATGACTTTAGTACACTTTGTGTATAATACATGGGTCATGTGGactacttttgttttgtttatgatGCATTTTTTTGTCCTGCCCTAGTGAAAAAACAATGCATATTGTAATAGTTTTTGTTACAAAAACCCTTTATGAACCTTAAGCAGTTTACCATTAAAAATTATACTAATACAATTTTATGTAGTTTAGATCTTTTTCATGTAGGATTTACTTGTGTGGGATAACAGAACACAACAATTTAGCAGTAGAGACCAACAGAAATCATTATAGATACCATTAAAACCAATGCATTTCCCATTATAACCATTAAATCCATTAGAATTTATTCAAGAAGAGTCTTTGGATCTTAATAAGCTGTGGTTTGTATGAATTGTTTATGTAGACCTTCATAATTTCATCttagtatataaatataacagcatgcTGGTTTGAAACGGATTTTTATTTTGGTTAACATCATTAGTTTCAGTTTTGGGTGAACACACAGTGCTGAAGGTAAAAGATCAGAAGAAATGCTTGTCGTTTTTTTACTGTTTCTGTATGGCTCTGCTTTGGTGTACGATagttgttatatatatatacagttcGTATTCATTCTCACAAGTATTCAAATGTATTATATGATTTGGCTAATTCGTACCAAGTGAATCGTAGAAAAATGTAcgaatatttaaagaaaaaaatattgaaactccaCCCCTAATTCCAGCGCCAAAGGTGCGAAAGCAGATCGTACCAAAACATAAATGATGTTGtcgtacgaattagccacctcttAAAATCcgtacaaattgccatgaggTCGTGTTGTTTATTCTGTTTGCAGTGCAATGTTAAACAATTCACTCAATTGTGCAAAACACTTGCTGTGTTGCCTGCTCACAATGATACATGGACATGCAGCTTAAACATCAAATGACCAATCAAATATCAAACCCTTATCCTATAAAGGAGATCATTCCTAACCGCAGATTGGAAGCTTTAATACTTAGGATCCTGTGACTCATGCTGTAAGAGAGTCCCAAATTGCACATGTTTATCCGTGATTTGGTCCTGCTCAGCGGTGTGGTTCTGTTTTTGGAGCAGGTTGTGTCTTGGGCCGAGTATCACCGCCGGATTGATGCATTAAACAGCGAAGATCTCCGCTCTCTATGCAAACGCCTCCAGGTGCCCAAAAACTGTGGAAACTCACAGTTGTAGCTTTAGGTTTTGTGGATATGAATGACATAATTGAGCCTtaaaatttgcagaaaattacTATCTTACGTTTTTCTGAAATGATAGTTCCTAAAGTTATGTTTTTTACTCTTAGAGtcagaaattattatacatGCAGAATTAATAAACCACATGAAATTAGAGTTTTTTTACAAACTTCATTGGTCATTGCATTTCTGTGGATGGCCTCATGAATGTTTCGGATTTAAGTACTGCAGATAAGGTTTGAGTCAAGACCCGTACTGACTTCTGCTTGGTTATTTGTTGTTAACAATTGAGGTAATTGAAGCAAGGTCAATGTAACCCGAGTGTGTTCAGGCCGCTAGAGAAAACGTTAATTGTCTGTGGGGCTACATTGTAAAATAACACCGCTAGCACAGGGCTGATGTAATGTAGTTGGGAAAATTGTTGGTTAACAAATCTGTTTTTATGAATGTAATAACTCGTATTACTTAGTCAAAACACTGATAATTATAGTTTTACTTTATTATCTATTtgcccttaaagggatagttaacccaaaaattaaaataatatcattaatgactcgccctcatgttgttacaaactcaTAAGGCTTCCGTTCAttttcagaacacagtttaagatgttttatatttagtcagagctttctgacccttcattgaaaatctatgtacggtatactgtccatgtccagaaaggtaataaaaacatcatcaaagtagtccatgtgacatcagtgggtcagttagaatttgttgaagcattgaaaatacattttggtccaaaaattttcagcattgtcttctcttccgagTCTGTTGTGAAGCACACGTGCGAGACcaaagtcacatgactgcagtgacacggatgacgtgttatcctcagacatgtttgcaaagttgtttttttttcaaacttacagagtgcgtctccctcagactgtaaacgaagcccgggcgcacaaaaaaaaacagctagGGGCGCACCATATAACACGTCAGCCATGTCATATGTCATcagcgtcactgcagtcatgtgactttagtctcgcgcatgcccTTCACAACAGACAATGCTGAATCAAgttgtattttttgttatttttggaccaaaatttaTTTCTGATGCTTCAaaacattctaactgacccactgatgtcacatgaactactttgatgatgtttttattacctttctggacacggacagtataccgtacgttgattttcaatgaagagtcaacaagctctctgactaaatataaaacatcttaaactgtgttacgaagacggaggtcttacgagtttggaacgactgCTGACATTTTTACAATACGTGATAATTATTATGGTACCGctttacagtaaggttgtaatggttaacattagtaaatgcatttactaacaTGAACTAAACACTCTGTACAAAGCTCCTGCTCAGGTGGAATAAGCATTTTACTCTTGCTTGTGCAAAAATTTGACTATCAAATCGACTTGGTATAACGTCCCGACTGCAAGAGATTATGGGTAAAGGTACTGTGTCACACAGCGTCAGCAGCATGTCAGAACATTACTGGACTTTTGCTGATGGTTTCTTCTGTCTTCAGATCACCACTAAGGAAGACGTGAACTCCAAACATGGGTCGTCGATCTCAGCCAGCCTGGAGCTGGAGACCTTCAAGCCCAACCTGAACGAACCCAGTGACCTTCTGGAGGCCGAGAAGATTGAAAAGGTAGATGCCCTGCGATATAATAGTGAACGAAATCTGCCCGCTGCTCGAGGCTTTACAGTGTTTCATCGATCTAAGGGCCCAAAAATAGACAGCCCGCCCCGCTGGTTATTGATCCGCGACTAAAGAACGTCTCAAACGTGTTAACAGACTGATTTATGTGTACGTGTTATGTCTAGGGGCATAGGAATGATTTGAAAAGTGAAGGGCTTGCATTAAAAGAACAAATCGGCGAAAAATGAAACACATGTACGTTATTTCCTTGCCCTCGTGTGGTTCTTAAACCGAATGTCTCAGTGGGTTGCAATGTTGCCTCACAACAATAATGTCCCTGGTTCAAACCCTGGCTtggtcaggtggcctttctgtgtttgcatgttctccctttATTAGCATGGGTATCAAAATTACCCCgtgatttactcactctcaaggAATTTGAAATACATATGACcgtcatctttcagacaaacacatttgagccgtgtggattacttctctGAAGGATGGGTGCACTTTTATGGGCAGAAGTGGTTTTCTGTTTTccattataagcttggaaacgcagggacatttactaaaataactgcaaatgtttttgtctgaaagatgatggacatgtatctcggattgcttaagggtgagtacatcatggggtaattttgatatttggctggagtattgctttaacaaaaaacatatacttGCTATAAAAGTTTCATAAGTGCTTTAGCCATACAATAGCTTTGTGTAAAAAACAACCAAAAGTTTTTGCCGTATTGAAGAATGgatttgattgtgtttatatatttttgttggtCCGGTGCTGTTTTTGGGGAATATGGATTGAAGTAATATTCCTACAGTAGCTGAGCAGTGTGGCTTGATCTACTGATCTGATCTCGCTGTGCcatttgaaatatgttttgttttgaagCCTCTGAGGTTTGGTACAGTTACAAGGTTATTTTAAACACATCAGCGGTCTGAGTGGATCACCTGAGGTGGCCTCTTACGAAACCCTTTATTCAGTCACATAAATCAAATGAAGTACCATTACACCAAGTAACTCGATGCTCGCAAAGCGCCAGGAAAGGCTGGGCTCGCCGGAGGATACAGAGTGCTGAACATGAACAAGTTCAGTGTTCGTGCTCTGGTCCTACTGTTTTTTACATTAGCATGTGCTTTGCATGCGTTTGTTTGCTGTGATCTCTTGTTTAATGATTGTGTGTTTTTCTCACAGCTGGCAAAACATCTTCCACCCAGGACCATCGGTTACCCGTGGACTCTGGCCTTTGGTACGGCTAAACACGGTATGAGCATTAAGACGCTGTACCGGGCAATGCAGAGTCTGGAGTCACCCGTGCTGATGGTTATTAAAGACAGTGACGGACAGGTATGAAATTTAGTTGCCTCTGTTTTTGTTATGGGTTTAAGACATTAAGGCAGACTATAATATGGGTAATCTATATAAAATATAGGTTTTAAAAAACGTGCTGGGCAGTTTGACGAAAATATTTTATGCTGTCAGTTTCATGTtttttcaccgccattgacgagttatctcgtcaattaaggaAAAACGCTTCCTTGCCAATGaaagtttttacggcaatccatatttccgctattatccactaggtgtcactcttacccaacttataaaatccAGAAAACGGTAAAAACTGTTTTGAttatcgctctgaatctgatctctaacaatgTCCCTTACCAAATTGCAATTATCTCAAAATTTGTTATtgttgaagaaacctacccatatttaagaggtgataaaaggagaacaaataaataatttttttctttcatttaatatatactgatgtttatatattttatgaaaaaaattcttgaaggcattaaacttttctgaaaatcttaaaggaaaacaccaccatttttcaatactttactatgttcttacctcaacttagacaaataatacaaacctatcttttttcagtgcgtgtacttaatctttgtacagcgcgtcgtgaatgtgttaacatttagcctagccccattcattccttaggatccaaacagggatgaatttagaagccaccaaacacttccatgttttccctatttaaagactcttacatgagtAGTCAAATACATAGTGTAAATATGGtgacacaaaacaatataaagtGGATAAAGTAATGAATGGGGCAAGGTTAAAtgttaacacattcacgacattcattcatattaattagtctaagttgaggtaagaacatagtaaaatattgaaaaactgtggtgttttcctttaactcgtcaattatgagaaatccttccctgccaatgacgagtttttacggcgatccatatttccgctattatccactaagtggccctcttacccaacttataaaacattgAA
Above is a window of Paramisgurnus dabryanus chromosome 13, PD_genome_1.1, whole genome shotgun sequence DNA encoding:
- the oxr1a gene encoding oxidation resistance protein 1a isoform X5; the protein is MACCLSAEERLNVADSEIMFSKRRKEGKPLLTPKYTYVVSWAEYHRRIDALNSEDLRSLCKRLQITTKEDVNSKHGSSISASLELETFKPNLNEPSDLLEAEKIEKLAKHLPPRTIGYPWTLAFGTAKHGMSIKTLYRAMQSLESPVLMVIKDSDGQIFGALASEPFKVSEGFYGTGETFLFTFYPEFEVYKWTGDNLFFIKGDMDSLAFGGGSGEFGLWLDGDLYHGRSHSCKTFGNPMLSIKEDFFVQDIEIWSFE